In Piliocolobus tephrosceles isolate RC106 chromosome 6, ASM277652v3, whole genome shotgun sequence, the following are encoded in one genomic region:
- the INAFM2 gene encoding putative transmembrane protein INAFM2: MKERDAAPAERGKPATYTGDKKAKMAAKTNKKWVRLATVFAYVLSVSLAAIVLAVYYSLIWQPVGAGTSGGAAGPPPGGSNATGPSGTSGAGAAAAGPNTTGSSRREAPRDAPPLQAARPAPPEPPADSSLAGPLERPRGPDEDEEEAVAAPGSR; encoded by the coding sequence ATGAAGGAGCGCGACGCGGCCCCGGCCGAGCGGGGCAAGCCGGCCACCTACACCGGGGACAAGAAGGCGAAGATGGCGGCCAAGACCAACAAGAAGTGGGTCCGGCTCGCCACCGTGTTCGCCTACGTGCTCTCCGTGTCGCTGGCCGCCATCGTGCTCGCCGTCTACTACAGCCTCATCTGGCAGCCGGTGGGCGCCGGGACCTCGGGGGGAGCCGCTGGCCCGCCCCCCGGCGGCTCCAACGCCACCGGCCCGTCTGGGACTtcgggggcgggggcggcggcggcggggcccAACACCACTGGGTCGTCCCGCCGCGAGGCGCCGCGCGACGCTCCCCCACTGCAGGCAGCGCGGCCGGCGCCTCCGGAGCCCCCTGCGGACAGCTCCCTGGCCGGGCCGCTCGAGCGGCCTCGGGGGCCGGACGAGGACGAGGAGGAAGCGGTGGCGGCGCCCGGGAGTCGTTGA